In the genome of Bacillota bacterium, one region contains:
- the hypE gene encoding hydrogenase expression/formation protein HypE, translating to MKNTPQEHDVILLSHGDGGLLTHQLLDGLFLPAFRNDILDEAGDSARFPLEAGKYAFSSDSFIVSPPFFPGGDIGKLAVCGTVNDLVVSGSRPLYLSASFIVAEGMPVSVLSEIVQSMSETARSVGVPVVTGDTKVVGGYNPRDIFINTTGIGRIHPECDFSTSRLQPLDSVIITGSIADHGAAILSSRLGLDTDESPKSDCAPLTFLLEVLSPYLGSIRFMRDPTRGGLATCLKELVRSGSLDILLVEDRIPVSGKVRAVTDILGVDPLYLPSEGRAVIVAEQGRESCILDALRQHPLSQGAEVIGHLEKGKGNVYLKTNLGGTRPLQMLVGNPLPRIC from the coding sequence GTGAAAAACACCCCTCAGGAACACGACGTCATCCTGTTAAGCCATGGCGATGGAGGCCTTCTGACACACCAGCTGCTGGATGGCCTGTTCTTGCCAGCCTTTCGAAATGACATCCTCGATGAGGCTGGCGACTCGGCCAGGTTCCCTCTGGAGGCGGGCAAGTATGCGTTTTCCTCCGATTCCTTCATCGTCTCTCCGCCTTTCTTTCCCGGCGGGGACATAGGGAAGCTGGCGGTGTGCGGTACTGTCAACGACCTTGTCGTCAGCGGGTCCAGGCCTCTTTACCTGTCTGCCTCCTTCATAGTGGCGGAGGGAATGCCCGTGAGTGTCCTTTCCGAGATAGTCCAGTCCATGTCGGAGACTGCGCGCTCAGTGGGAGTCCCAGTGGTAACCGGCGATACAAAGGTGGTCGGCGGGTACAACCCCCGCGATATTTTCATCAATACCACCGGTATCGGGAGGATCCATCCTGAATGTGACTTCAGCACTAGCAGGCTTCAACCGCTTGACAGCGTAATCATCACGGGAAGCATCGCGGATCACGGCGCGGCCATCCTCTCCTCCAGGTTAGGCCTGGATACGGATGAATCACCCAAGAGCGACTGCGCCCCGCTCACCTTTCTCCTGGAGGTGTTGTCGCCATACCTTGGAAGCATCAGGTTCATGAGGGACCCCACCAGGGGAGGGCTCGCCACTTGCCTGAAAGAGCTGGTCCGGAGCGGCAGCCTGGACATCCTGCTAGTGGAAGACAGGATTCCTGTGTCCGGGAAGGTCAGGGCTGTAACGGATATCCTGGGTGTGGACCCGTTATACCTTCCTTCGGAGGGCAGAGCGGTCATCGTTGCGGAGCAGGGAAGGGAGAGCTGTATACTTGACGCCCTGAGGCAGCACCCGCTCAGTCAGGGTGCTGAGGTCATCGGCCATTTGGAGAAAGGGAAGGGGAATGTATACCTCAAGACCAATTTGGGAGGCACCCGGCCGCTCCAGATGCTCGTGGGAAACCCGTTGCCAAGAATATGCTAG
- the hypD gene encoding hydrogenase formation protein HypD, translating into MQARADYPERHPGYSSNLASAEYVSKIRDIGSRIAHKKGRRVKLMEVCGTHTVALARTGITEALSDVIELISGPGCPVCVTHQEDLNRMIGIGQMDDVIVATFGDLLRVPGYRTSLEKERAKGAFIHICYSPMEALEAAKSHSTAQVVFLGVGFETTAPAIAALVIQAKRERLDNLSVYSAVKVLPPALRALLGRGNTGLDGLILPGHVSTLIGKKAFDFLAWEYGIPSVVTGFGDVDLLLGLSTLLNLVNAGRSLTVNAYAHVAKESGNPEAMRMLSRCFEEGDTLWRGFGLIPGSGLELRAEYAAHDAKRRLGMPLQPVQSAEGHDHLCRCGDIIVGQMSPLDCSFFDNGCDPLSPMGPCMVSSEGACSAYYHYRDRRHSHNRGEVPQ; encoded by the coding sequence ATGCAGGCTAGAGCCGATTATCCCGAGAGGCACCCCGGCTATTCCAGTAACCTGGCATCCGCTGAGTATGTCTCGAAGATAAGGGATATTGGGTCTCGGATTGCCCACAAGAAGGGCAGGCGGGTCAAGCTGATGGAGGTCTGCGGCACCCATACCGTTGCGTTGGCCCGGACAGGCATCACCGAGGCGTTGTCAGACGTCATTGAGCTCATCAGCGGCCCTGGCTGCCCCGTCTGTGTTACCCACCAGGAAGACCTGAACCGGATGATCGGTATCGGGCAGATGGACGATGTCATCGTGGCAACCTTTGGCGACCTTCTCAGGGTGCCAGGATACAGAACATCCCTGGAGAAAGAAAGGGCAAAGGGCGCATTCATCCACATCTGCTATTCTCCGATGGAAGCCCTCGAGGCTGCCAAGTCACACAGCACGGCGCAGGTCGTGTTTCTTGGAGTAGGCTTCGAGACCACCGCCCCGGCGATTGCGGCGCTTGTGATCCAGGCTAAGAGAGAAAGACTCGACAACCTCTCTGTGTACAGCGCGGTGAAAGTGCTCCCACCTGCGTTGAGGGCTCTCTTGGGAAGAGGCAATACCGGCCTTGACGGCCTCATACTGCCAGGCCACGTGTCAACCCTCATCGGGAAGAAGGCCTTTGACTTCCTGGCCTGGGAGTACGGGATCCCTTCAGTGGTTACGGGGTTTGGGGACGTTGACCTTCTCTTAGGGCTGTCTACGTTGCTGAACCTGGTCAACGCCGGCAGATCGCTGACTGTCAACGCCTACGCCCACGTCGCTAAGGAGTCTGGGAACCCTGAAGCCATGAGAATGCTGTCACGATGCTTTGAGGAAGGAGACACCCTGTGGAGGGGTTTCGGTCTTATCCCCGGCAGCGGCCTGGAGCTCAGAGCCGAATACGCTGCTCACGATGCCAAAAGAAGGCTCGGGATGCCACTTCAGCCCGTGCAGAGCGCTGAGGGGCACGACCACCTGTGCCGGTGCGGAGACATCATAGTTGGCCAAATGAGCCCTCTTGACTGCAGCTTTTTTGATAATGGCTGTGATCCACTTTCTCCGATGGGACCGTGCATGGTGTCCTCAGAAGGGGCTTGCAGCGCCTACTATCACTATCGTGACCGGCGCCATTCCCACAACCGAGGAGAGGTGCCACAGTGA
- a CDS encoding HypC/HybG/HupF family hydrogenase formation chaperone — protein sequence MCLGVPMQVKEICNSLVARAETMGITQLIRIDLVPQVSAGDSVVVHAGFAIEIIDPELAKHRLEFLARLLGDMGEDQEDAG from the coding sequence ATGTGTCTCGGGGTTCCAATGCAGGTAAAGGAGATATGTAACTCGCTTGTCGCCCGGGCGGAGACCATGGGGATCACACAGCTGATACGCATAGACCTTGTACCTCAGGTTAGCGCTGGGGATTCGGTAGTCGTTCACGCAGGGTTTGCCATTGAGATCATCGATCCTGAACTGGCCAAGCACAGGCTCGAGTTCTTGGCCCGGCTTCTGGGAGACATGGGGGAGGACCAAGAAGATGCAGGCTAG